Proteins from a genomic interval of Clostridium sp. 'deep sea':
- a CDS encoding 4Fe-4S dicluster domain-containing protein, with product MKRKIIQIDEAKCNGCGLCVDACHEGALQMINGKAKLISDSYCDGLGDCLPECPTGAIKIIEREAAEFDVEAVKANMKKKAATKIPHNGGGCPGSKAMMLAKKEATPTAPAQLKPTSQLQQWPVQIKLVPVNAPYFNNASLLVAADCTAFAYANIHQDFMRNKITIIGCPKLDAMDYSEKLTAIISNNNIKNITVLRMEVPCCGGMEHAVKKALINSGKMLPWQVVTITSEGNIKEN from the coding sequence ATGAAAAGAAAGATTATTCAAATTGATGAAGCTAAGTGTAATGGCTGTGGTTTATGTGTAGATGCCTGTCACGAGGGTGCTTTGCAAATGATAAATGGCAAAGCCAAGCTTATATCCGACTCTTATTGTGATGGTTTAGGTGATTGTTTGCCCGAATGTCCTACCGGAGCAATTAAAATAATTGAACGTGAAGCTGCTGAATTTGATGTTGAGGCTGTTAAAGCTAATATGAAGAAAAAAGCAGCTACAAAAATACCCCATAATGGTGGTGGCTGCCCTGGATCTAAAGCTATGATGTTAGCTAAAAAAGAGGCTACCCCTACTGCACCTGCACAGCTTAAGCCAACTTCTCAATTACAACAATGGCCTGTGCAAATTAAATTAGTGCCTGTTAATGCCCCTTATTTTAATAATGCTAGTTTGCTAGTTGCTGCTGATTGTACTGCATTTGCATATGCAAATATTCACCAAGATTTTATGAGAAATAAAATTACTATTATTGGCTGCCCTAAGCTCGATGCTATGGACTATAGCGAAAAGTTAACAGCAATTATAAGCAATAATAATATTAAAAACATAACTGTTTTAAGAATGGAAGTGCCTTGCTGTGGCGGTATGGAACATGCTGTGAAAAAAGCATTAATAAATAGTGGTAAAATGCTACCTTGGCAAGTTGTTACTATAACCTCAGAAGGAAATATAAAAGAGAATTAG
- a CDS encoding polysaccharide deacetylase family protein, with product MKKNVFNIGFIIILFFVVFCGCNNEYSSKMLDDPDSHQQLKSVTIKQGDIVNKAEANFIKIDYLAKYFNLSLQHNDKDSFHTIKGKSRVLYLAEKSEIKDNYTCVYNDNWQETYISSFVKNNEFYIQLEDVLAYFNITDYRVDVEEVSSVNSKNSNLKVPILLYHYLLPEKDMKKEYWHNDSIMTVENFERTIDFIYKQGYKTISFKDYVAAYNGLKEIPEKSVIITFDDGYYSDYKYAYPILKKYGYVASSFVITRFVYEDDPYGLAKEFQYEALPYLTWNSMNSMRDVFSFHSHTHNFHRKGDIGPYYKEKSLSLIKEDLIKSDEILRSRNYNNVKILAYPYGYYNNKVVNLLTELNYDMALTVKPGSSCLTHGIYQLKRYVIFNRTSNEKLSRILHNR from the coding sequence ATGAAAAAAAATGTATTTAATATAGGCTTTATAATAATTCTATTTTTTGTAGTATTTTGTGGATGTAATAATGAATATAGTAGTAAAATGCTTGATGATCCAGATAGCCATCAGCAATTGAAATCTGTTACAATTAAGCAAGGTGATATAGTAAATAAGGCAGAAGCAAATTTTATTAAAATTGATTATTTAGCTAAATATTTTAATTTAAGCTTACAGCATAATGATAAAGATTCATTTCATACAATTAAAGGTAAAAGTAGAGTATTGTACTTAGCTGAAAAAAGTGAAATAAAAGATAATTATACCTGTGTTTATAATGATAATTGGCAAGAAACCTACATATCGTCTTTTGTAAAAAATAATGAATTCTATATTCAACTTGAAGATGTATTAGCTTACTTTAATATTACAGATTATAGAGTTGATGTTGAAGAGGTTAGTTCTGTTAATTCTAAGAATTCAAATTTAAAAGTTCCAATACTTTTATATCACTATTTATTACCAGAAAAAGATATGAAGAAAGAATATTGGCATAATGATTCAATCATGACAGTAGAAAATTTTGAACGTACGATTGATTTTATTTATAAACAAGGCTATAAAACAATTTCCTTTAAAGATTATGTTGCTGCTTACAATGGCTTAAAAGAAATTCCCGAAAAAAGTGTTATTATAACCTTTGATGATGGTTATTACAGTGATTATAAATATGCCTATCCAATATTAAAAAAGTATGGTTATGTAGCTAGTAGTTTTGTTATAACAAGGTTTGTTTATGAAGATGATCCATATGGTTTAGCAAAAGAATTTCAATATGAGGCACTACCTTATTTAACATGGAACTCAATGAACAGTATGAGAGATGTATTTTCATTTCATTCCCATACCCATAATTTTCACAGAAAAGGCGATATAGGACCGTATTATAAAGAAAAATCTTTATCCTTAATTAAAGAAGATTTAATAAAGTCTGATGAGATTTTACGAAGTAGAAATTATAATAATGTAAAAATACTCGCCTATCCTTATGGGTATTATAATAATAAAGTAGTTAATTTATTAACAGAATTAAATTATGATATGGCGTTAACTGTGAAACCAGGAAGCTCCTGTTTAACGCATGGTATATATCAACTAAAGAGATATGTTATATTTAATAGAACAAGCAATGAAAAACTCAGTAGAATTTTGCACAATAGATAG
- the hcp gene encoding hydroxylamine reductase — protein MFCYQCEQTAGNKGCVKMGVCSKTPEVAKLQDILVHQLKGIGYYAVKALESNKQLPNGISKFVVDGMFATLTNVNFDAQRFLEYINKANDYKNKLVNLVGECKDAPSGANYYAPKTKEEILKDSEHIGVMVDEDLDMDIRSLRELLTYGFKGMAAYAHHSYILGRYDDEVNHFFFKGLAATLDEKLGIPELFKLNMELGRVNLKCMELLDAANTGAYGDPTPTEVNIKTIKGPFIVVSGHDLKDLYELLKQTEGKGINIYTHGEMLPAHGYPKLKAFKHLVGNYGGAWQNQQKEFDNLPGAILMTTNCLMKPRDNYRDRIFTTSIVGFDGLPHICEKDSAKDFTAVIDKALELGGFTEDEPEQKIMVGFAHKATLSHAEEIISAVKEGKIKHFFLIGGCDGARPGRNYYTEFAEQTPKDTVILTLACGKYRFNKKDFGTVAGLPRLLDVGQCNDSYSAIKIALALADAFDCTVNDLPLSLILSWYEQKAVVILLSLLYLDIKNIYLGPTLPAFLSPNVLQVLVDKFKITAISTPEKDLQEILG, from the coding sequence ATGTTTTGTTATCAGTGTGAGCAAACAGCTGGTAACAAAGGTTGTGTAAAAATGGGGGTTTGTTCTAAAACTCCAGAGGTAGCAAAACTGCAAGATATTTTAGTGCACCAGTTAAAAGGTATTGGTTATTACGCAGTTAAGGCATTAGAGAGCAATAAACAACTACCTAACGGCATAAGTAAGTTTGTTGTTGATGGTATGTTTGCAACATTAACCAATGTAAACTTTGATGCTCAAAGATTTTTAGAGTATATTAACAAAGCTAATGATTATAAGAATAAGCTTGTTAATTTAGTTGGTGAGTGTAAAGATGCACCCTCTGGAGCTAACTACTATGCCCCTAAAACTAAAGAAGAAATCCTTAAAGATAGTGAGCATATTGGGGTAATGGTAGATGAAGATTTAGATATGGATATTAGGTCTTTAAGAGAGCTTTTAACCTATGGCTTTAAAGGCATGGCTGCCTATGCTCATCATAGTTATATTTTAGGAAGGTATGACGATGAGGTAAATCATTTCTTTTTTAAAGGTTTAGCTGCTACCCTAGATGAAAAATTGGGTATTCCGGAGTTATTTAAGCTTAATATGGAGTTAGGTCGAGTAAATTTAAAATGTATGGAGCTACTTGATGCCGCTAATACAGGTGCCTATGGAGATCCTACCCCAACAGAGGTTAATATTAAAACTATAAAAGGACCATTTATAGTTGTTTCGGGGCATGATTTAAAAGACCTTTATGAGTTGTTAAAACAAACCGAAGGTAAAGGTATTAATATTTATACTCATGGTGAAATGTTACCCGCTCATGGTTACCCAAAGTTAAAGGCGTTTAAACATTTAGTAGGGAACTATGGTGGTGCATGGCAAAATCAGCAAAAGGAGTTTGATAATCTACCAGGTGCTATTTTAATGACAACCAACTGCCTAATGAAACCTCGAGATAATTATCGAGATAGAATATTTACAACAAGTATAGTAGGTTTTGATGGTTTGCCTCATATTTGTGAAAAAGATAGCGCAAAGGACTTTACTGCAGTTATAGATAAAGCCCTTGAGCTAGGGGGATTTACAGAAGATGAGCCAGAGCAAAAAATTATGGTTGGCTTTGCCCATAAAGCAACCTTAAGTCATGCTGAAGAAATTATTAGTGCAGTAAAAGAGGGTAAAATAAAGCATTTCTTCTTAATTGGTGGCTGTGATGGGGCGAGACCTGGTAGAAATTATTACACTGAATTTGCTGAACAGACACCTAAAGATACAGTTATATTAACACTCGCATGTGGTAAGTACCGCTTTAATAAAAAAGACTTTGGCACAGTTGCAGGGTTACCAAGATTATTAGATGTAGGTCAATGTAATGATTCTTATTCAGCAATAAAAATAGCGCTTGCTTTAGCAGATGCCTTTGATTGCACAGTTAATGACTTGCCACTCTCTTTAATACTATCTTGGTATGAGCAAAAGGCTGTTGTTATTCTTTTATCATTACTATACTTAGATATTAAAAATATATATTTAGGGCCAACATTGCCAGCATTTTTGAGCCCTAATGTTTTACAGGTACTTGTAGATAAGTTTAAGATAACTGCAATCTCCACACCTGAGAAAGACTTGCAGGAAATTTTAGGGTAG
- a CDS encoding cupin domain-containing protein — translation MVEKLYNFTLEKGKKLIERVISDNNADINHAVLPNGECLPEHYSNSHVYLIVVKGTITLQLNDQDSHSYPTGSIVNIPYKTKMNVSNAHSEVLEFFIVKAPSPKSFN, via the coding sequence ATGGTAGAGAAGCTTTATAACTTTACGCTAGAAAAAGGTAAAAAGTTAATTGAGAGAGTTATTAGTGATAATAATGCTGACATAAACCATGCAGTTTTACCTAACGGCGAATGTTTACCAGAACACTATTCAAATTCACATGTGTACTTAATTGTTGTTAAAGGAACAATTACCTTACAACTAAACGATCAAGACTCTCATAGCTACCCTACAGGTAGTATAGTTAATATTCCTTACAAAACAAAAATGAATGTAAGCAATGCTCATAGTGAAGTATTAGAGTTTTTTATTGTAAAGGCACCAAGTCCAAAGAGCTTTAATTAA
- a CDS encoding 4Fe-4S binding protein — MVNKRKFVQLITALITNLNIKGFFTGTIYQGIIKKICVPGLNCYSCPGALGSCPIGALQAVIGSIRYQISYYVLGLVALFGAIAGRFICGWLCPFGLIQELLYKIKTPKLKWTSKNSFLRFGKYLILIIFVILLPALVVDFVGLGAPAFCKYLCPAGTLEAGIPLVATNTQLQAITGFLFTWKIALLIITIVASIIIFRPFCYTVCPLGAIYALFNKISLYQINYNKSSCTSCGACVRACKMNIDITKTTTSAECIRCGDCVNVCPTGALSSGFKTKQDLCKNQQ, encoded by the coding sequence TTGGTTAATAAAAGAAAATTTGTTCAACTAATTACGGCCTTAATTACCAACCTAAACATCAAAGGCTTTTTTACGGGTACTATTTATCAGGGTATAATAAAAAAAATATGTGTGCCGGGGCTAAACTGTTATTCATGCCCCGGTGCTTTAGGTTCTTGCCCTATTGGTGCCCTGCAGGCGGTTATAGGTTCAATACGGTATCAAATATCATATTATGTACTTGGCCTAGTAGCGCTTTTCGGAGCAATAGCTGGTAGGTTTATTTGTGGCTGGCTGTGTCCGTTTGGTTTAATTCAGGAGCTTCTATATAAAATTAAAACCCCAAAACTAAAATGGACAAGTAAAAACAGCTTTTTGCGTTTTGGTAAATACCTAATATTAATTATATTTGTTATCTTACTACCCGCCTTAGTTGTTGACTTTGTAGGGCTTGGGGCGCCTGCTTTTTGCAAGTATCTCTGCCCAGCAGGAACACTTGAGGCAGGTATACCATTAGTGGCAACTAATACCCAATTGCAGGCAATAACAGGCTTTTTATTTACTTGGAAAATAGCTCTATTAATAATAACTATTGTAGCTTCCATTATAATTTTTAGGCCGTTCTGTTATACCGTGTGCCCGTTAGGTGCTATTTATGCCTTATTTAATAAAATATCTCTATACCAAATTAACTATAATAAAAGCTCTTGTACCTCTTGTGGGGCCTGTGTTAGAGCTTGTAAAATGAATATAGATATTACTAAAACAACAACAAGTGCAGAGTGTATACGCTGTGGAGATTGTGTTAATGTTTGCCCAACTGGGGCTTTGAGTTCGGGTTTTAAAACCAAACAAGATTTATGCAAAAATCAGCAATAA
- a CDS encoding Crp/Fnr family transcriptional regulator, translating into MVKIIELYSKVLEKATLFSDIEPYNIHGMVSCLKPRIEHFKKYDFITMAGDTFKELGIILKGEAIVIKENAAGNRVIMMTLKPSDMFGEMVVFSEKSKWPATVQAQKDCTVFFLSKTKIIGECDKVCPWHKQMIQNMLKITSMRALKLNKQVEYLTIKSMRVKLSTYILEQYNKCLKNTFELPLKRNELADYLNVSRPSMSREMGRMRDEGLIDFYKSTVKIIDIEGLKSFV; encoded by the coding sequence GTGGTTAAAATAATTGAGTTATACTCTAAAGTACTTGAAAAAGCAACTTTATTTAGCGATATAGAGCCTTATAATATTCATGGTATGGTTAGTTGTTTAAAACCACGTATAGAACACTTTAAAAAATATGATTTTATTACAATGGCAGGAGATACCTTTAAAGAGTTAGGGATTATTCTAAAAGGTGAAGCAATAGTTATAAAAGAAAATGCCGCTGGAAACAGAGTAATTATGATGACCCTTAAACCAAGTGATATGTTTGGTGAAATGGTAGTATTTTCGGAAAAAAGCAAGTGGCCTGCAACTGTGCAGGCACAAAAAGATTGTACAGTTTTCTTTTTATCTAAAACCAAAATAATAGGCGAGTGTGATAAAGTTTGCCCATGGCATAAACAAATGATTCAAAACATGCTTAAAATAACCTCTATGAGAGCACTAAAACTCAATAAGCAAGTAGAGTATTTAACCATAAAAAGCATGAGAGTTAAACTAAGTACTTATATATTAGAGCAATATAACAAATGCCTAAAAAATACCTTTGAATTACCACTAAAACGAAATGAACTAGCAGACTACCTAAATGTTTCACGACCCTCAATGTCTCGTGAAATGGGCAGAATGAGAGATGAGGGTTTAATAGACTTCTATAAATCTACCGTAAAGATTATAGATATTGAGGGTTTAAAGAGCTTTGTATAA
- the hcp gene encoding hydroxylamine reductase, whose product MDNNMFCFQCEQTVNGKGCTKVGVCGKQASTANLQDELTGSLVGLARATYEKETSKTANELMMQSLFATITNVNFDDERIKELIRLVREEKSNYGDAQDLAPEALWQGNEDVVSLRSTLLLGMRGMAAYAWHAYILGHEDTEVTAWFFKGMKALAEEHTVEEWLGLLMEFGHINLKCMGLLDTANTSTYGHPVPTQVTTNVEKGPFIVITGHDLHDLKMLLEQTEGKGINIYTHGEMLPSHGYPELKKYSHLKGNYGTAWQNQQKEFDNLPAPILFTTNCLMRPRISYQDRVFTTDVVGYPELIHINKENNGHKDFTLVINKALELGGFSEDTQFTGINGGSVLTTGFGHSTVLGVADKVISAVKDGAIKHFFLVGGCDGAKPGRNYYTDFVKQTPNDSIVLTLACGKFRFNDLDIGEIGGLPRIMDMGQCNDAYSAIQVAVALSKAFECDVNELPLTLVLSWYEQKAVCILLSLLALGIKNIYIGPTLPAFFSSNVLDVLVSMFDLHPITTPEQDLQTILG is encoded by the coding sequence ATGGACAATAATATGTTTTGTTTTCAGTGTGAACAAACTGTAAACGGTAAAGGTTGTACCAAAGTAGGCGTTTGTGGTAAACAAGCAAGTACAGCTAATTTACAAGACGAGTTAACAGGGTCATTAGTTGGTTTAGCAAGGGCGACATATGAAAAAGAGACTAGCAAAACTGCTAATGAGTTAATGATGCAGAGTTTATTTGCTACTATCACCAATGTTAATTTTGATGACGAGCGAATTAAAGAGCTAATTCGGCTAGTTAGAGAAGAAAAAAGCAATTATGGAGACGCCCAAGATTTAGCGCCAGAGGCTTTATGGCAAGGCAACGAAGATGTGGTTTCTTTACGTTCAACTCTGTTACTTGGTATGAGAGGAATGGCTGCATACGCTTGGCATGCCTATATTTTAGGACATGAAGACACAGAAGTAACTGCTTGGTTCTTTAAAGGTATGAAAGCCTTAGCTGAAGAACACACCGTTGAAGAATGGCTTGGATTATTAATGGAGTTTGGTCATATTAATCTCAAATGTATGGGTTTATTAGATACAGCTAATACCTCAACCTATGGCCACCCAGTTCCTACTCAGGTAACTACTAATGTTGAAAAAGGTCCTTTCATTGTAATTACCGGACACGATCTACACGATTTAAAAATGTTACTTGAGCAAACAGAGGGTAAAGGAATTAATATTTATACTCACGGTGAAATGTTACCATCCCATGGTTATCCAGAGCTAAAAAAGTATAGCCACTTAAAGGGCAACTATGGTACTGCTTGGCAAAATCAGCAAAAGGAATTTGATAATTTGCCTGCACCGATTTTATTTACCACAAACTGCTTAATGAGACCCCGTATTAGTTATCAAGACAGAGTGTTTACTACAGATGTAGTGGGTTATCCGGAACTAATTCACATTAATAAAGAAAATAACGGGCATAAAGACTTTACGCTTGTTATTAACAAAGCTTTAGAGCTTGGTGGTTTTAGTGAGGATACCCAGTTTACAGGTATAAATGGTGGCTCTGTTTTAACAACAGGTTTTGGGCACAGTACTGTATTAGGTGTAGCCGACAAGGTTATTAGTGCTGTAAAAGATGGAGCAATAAAGCACTTTTTCTTAGTTGGTGGTTGTGACGGTGCTAAACCTGGTAGAAACTATTACACAGATTTTGTTAAACAAACACCAAATGATTCTATAGTTTTAACACTAGCCTGTGGTAAATTTCGATTTAACGATTTAGACATTGGTGAAATTGGTGGACTACCTCGCATTATGGATATGGGTCAGTGTAACGATGCTTACTCGGCAATTCAGGTGGCAGTTGCTTTATCTAAAGCCTTTGAGTGTGATGTAAATGAACTACCATTAACCCTTGTTTTATCTTGGTACGAGCAAAAAGCGGTATGTATTTTGTTATCTTTGCTTGCTCTTGGTATTAAAAATATATACATTGGTCCCACGTTGCCTGCATTTTTCTCCTCTAATGTACTAGATGTGTTGGTATCGATGTTTGACTTACACCCTATAACTACCCCAGAGCAAGATTTACAAACAATATTGGGCTAA
- a CDS encoding desulfoferrodoxin, with product MTKLRELYYCSICKNVTEVVHEGAPALVCCGKPMQKLEAKNSDTGLEKHVPVVTEKDNGIHVCVGSINHPMTEEHSINFIEVLTENKVLRAELKPNDKPEAYFNVCPKEVKQVRAYCNLHGLWKA from the coding sequence ATGACTAAATTGAGAGAACTATATTACTGCTCTATTTGCAAAAATGTAACAGAGGTTGTACATGAAGGCGCTCCTGCTTTAGTATGTTGTGGTAAACCAATGCAAAAACTTGAGGCTAAAAACAGTGATACAGGTTTAGAAAAACATGTACCTGTAGTAACAGAAAAAGATAATGGCATACATGTTTGTGTAGGTAGCATTAATCACCCCATGACTGAGGAGCATAGTATTAACTTTATAGAAGTTTTAACAGAAAATAAAGTATTAAGAGCAGAATTAAAACCTAATGATAAGCCAGAAGCATATTTTAATGTGTGCCCTAAAGAAGTTAAACAGGTAAGAGCATACTGCAATTTACATGGTTTGTGGAAGGCTTAA
- a CDS encoding superoxide dismutase codes for MELIKKSNYRYSKTSKKSKRIAKKTSSWGSFNDSYTVPIGEHKLPPLSYEFNALEPYIGAETMKVHYDILHRRCVNMLNKVELELQEARSCNDYKNIQCLESQLALFGSCHNLHTIWWKSITPNKTTIREPLATEINCAFGSMESFKKQFGAVAKSTPGPGWAVLVWLPRAWRVELQQISLHQNNVLQDCIPLLVLDVWEHAYFLDYKSNLDEYVEMWWNIIDWDTANHRLSQAKKVKWKPY; via the coding sequence GTGGAGTTAATAAAAAAGAGTAATTATCGGTACTCAAAAACATCAAAAAAAAGTAAACGAATAGCTAAAAAAACATCTAGCTGGGGAAGTTTTAATGATTCTTATACTGTGCCAATAGGAGAACACAAATTACCACCTTTATCATATGAGTTTAATGCCCTAGAGCCATACATAGGTGCTGAAACAATGAAAGTACATTATGATATATTACATAGACGCTGTGTAAATATGTTAAACAAAGTTGAACTAGAGTTGCAAGAGGCACGTAGTTGTAATGATTATAAAAATATACAGTGTTTAGAGTCGCAATTAGCGTTGTTTGGTTCTTGTCATAATCTACATACTATATGGTGGAAATCTATTACCCCAAATAAAACTACTATTAGAGAGCCATTAGCAACAGAAATAAATTGTGCTTTTGGCAGTATGGAGAGCTTTAAAAAACAATTTGGGGCAGTAGCAAAATCAACTCCTGGGCCAGGTTGGGCTGTTTTAGTTTGGTTACCACGAGCATGGCGAGTAGAGTTACAACAAATTAGTTTACATCAAAACAATGTTTTACAAGACTGTATACCTCTTTTGGTTTTAGATGTTTGGGAGCATGCCTACTTTTTAGATTATAAAAGCAATTTAGATGAATATGTAGAGATGTGGTGGAATATAATAGATTGGGATACTGCTAATCATAGATTAAGTCAGGCAAAAAAAGTTAAATGGAAACCCTACTAA
- a CDS encoding SprT family zinc-dependent metalloprotease: MKHILKYKNRVIEYNLKWSSRRKSVALKINNQGELIITAPLGISEQEVNRIVLKKAKWIFNKLKQVQEMQQTIPRYLYVSGEYFYFLGQQYELKVIKADFLAPLVNIKDNILLVKLPCNLEQDKIALVVKNEIEAFFCNKALKIIEDRVNYYKDIINVNPNKITLRNQKTRWGSCSSLGNISINWRITLAPLKIVDYIVVHELCHLKVLNHSKEFWLLVAKYIPNYKECEKWLKQHGHKLII; this comes from the coding sequence ATGAAACATATTTTAAAATATAAAAATAGAGTAATTGAATATAATCTTAAATGGTCTAGTCGACGAAAATCAGTAGCATTAAAAATAAACAATCAAGGTGAATTGATTATAACAGCACCTTTAGGCATTAGTGAGCAAGAAGTAAATAGAATAGTTTTAAAAAAAGCTAAATGGATTTTTAATAAACTAAAACAAGTACAAGAAATGCAACAAACTATACCAAGGTATTTATATGTATCTGGAGAGTATTTTTATTTTTTAGGGCAGCAGTATGAACTTAAGGTTATAAAGGCAGATTTTTTAGCTCCACTTGTAAATATTAAAGATAATATTTTACTAGTAAAACTGCCTTGTAACCTAGAGCAAGATAAAATAGCTTTAGTAGTTAAAAATGAAATAGAAGCTTTCTTTTGTAACAAAGCTTTAAAAATAATTGAAGATAGGGTTAATTACTATAAGGATATTATAAACGTAAACCCTAATAAAATAACTTTACGTAATCAAAAAACCCGTTGGGGAAGTTGCTCTTCTTTAGGTAATATAAGCATTAACTGGCGAATAACGCTTGCTCCACTTAAAATAGTTGACTATATTGTAGTACATGAGTTATGCCATTTAAAAGTATTAAACCACTCTAAAGAATTTTGGCTGTTAGTTGCTAAGTATATACCTAATTATAAAGAGTGTGAAAAATGGTTAAAACAGCACGGGCATAAGTTAATTATTTAA
- a CDS encoding FAD-dependent oxidoreductase yields the protein MHIKKIIMVVLLLLILIGCTKQSTVPPLSESRQQKIPAIHEEYNDNEFSVIVVGSDPEGISAAIAAARAGGKVLLIDKRDKVGGLFTLGWLNFLDMNYNKNKVLVTQGIFKEFYKQIEGIAFSIKTADKVFNNLLSKEKNITLMLNMNDIKPQLKDNKIIGITANNNNEEYTYFCNTLIDATQDGDIAALAGAPFTLGYEDIGGAKFGMAVTQVFSLKGMTNKGWSKLRKHLKNDGDKYSSSTNNTAWGFKNFNKLYKPINKNAELRGPNFAREPDGRIMINALRIFQINPLDPISIESAKQIAKQEIAEIIPFFREQVPGMENIKLDAIAPELYIRESRHFVTEYRLTITDVLENRDQEDRIALGSYPVDMQGTAPKTYALILGNPNQYAIPFRSLVPLNIDNLLIVGRSAGFDSLAHGSARMVPVGMCTGEAAGVAAIIAKNNNVNVRALSKDSTLVKSLQDQLINNGAYLPEFEIKDKFLNHKYYTGISFIRQYALVCGNYNNDYLVDRIINTGEYNWLVQEIVKRRELTLEGEYLPCKTVKDLQKTDINNSFANNPKLLTYLNSLEIYQQTTEDEFISIGKMATLLYHIDEYLNK from the coding sequence ATGCATATAAAAAAAATAATTATGGTAGTATTATTACTTTTAATTTTAATAGGATGTACTAAACAAAGTACAGTACCACCTCTTAGTGAATCACGCCAACAAAAAATACCAGCTATTCACGAAGAATACAATGATAACGAATTTAGTGTAATTGTGGTTGGTAGTGACCCAGAGGGAATATCTGCCGCAATTGCAGCTGCTAGAGCAGGAGGTAAAGTTCTTTTAATAGATAAAAGAGATAAAGTAGGGGGATTATTTACCTTAGGTTGGCTAAATTTTTTAGACATGAACTATAACAAAAATAAAGTATTAGTTACCCAAGGTATATTCAAAGAATTTTACAAACAAATTGAGGGAATTGCTTTTAGTATAAAAACAGCAGATAAAGTATTTAACAACCTGTTATCTAAAGAAAAAAACATTACCCTAATGCTAAATATGAACGATATAAAGCCTCAATTAAAAGACAACAAAATAATTGGCATAACTGCAAATAATAACAACGAAGAATATACATACTTTTGTAATACTTTAATAGATGCAACCCAAGACGGAGATATAGCTGCGCTAGCTGGTGCTCCTTTTACCCTTGGTTATGAAGACATTGGTGGAGCAAAATTCGGAATGGCTGTAACTCAAGTATTTAGCCTTAAAGGTATGACCAATAAAGGCTGGTCTAAACTAAGAAAACATCTAAAAAATGATGGAGATAAATACAGTTCATCAACTAATAATACAGCTTGGGGTTTTAAGAACTTTAATAAATTATATAAACCAATAAATAAAAATGCAGAATTGCGTGGACCAAACTTTGCTAGGGAGCCAGATGGCAGGATTATGATAAATGCCTTAAGAATTTTTCAAATTAATCCTTTGGACCCTATAAGCATAGAGAGTGCTAAACAAATAGCTAAACAAGAAATAGCAGAGATAATACCCTTTTTCAGAGAACAAGTTCCGGGAATGGAGAATATTAAACTTGATGCAATTGCCCCTGAGCTATACATAAGAGAGTCTCGCCATTTTGTTACAGAGTACCGATTAACTATTACTGATGTTTTAGAGAATAGAGACCAAGAAGATAGAATCGCCTTAGGCTCTTATCCTGTAGATATGCAGGGTACAGCACCCAAAACTTATGCCTTAATACTGGGTAACCCCAACCAGTACGCTATACCATTTAGGTCTTTAGTTCCACTAAATATAGACAATTTACTAATTGTTGGCAGAAGTGCTGGTTTTGATTCACTAGCTCATGGTAGCGCTCGAATGGTTCCTGTAGGAATGTGTACTGGTGAAGCCGCTGGTGTTGCTGCAATTATTGCCAAAAACAATAATGTAAATGTACGTGCACTAAGCAAAGATAGCACTCTCGTTAAATCACTACAAGACCAGTTGATTAACAATGGCGCATACTTGCCAGAGTTTGAAATAAAGGATAAATTTCTAAACCATAAATACTATACAGGTATAAGTTTTATAAGACAATATGCTTTAGTATGTGGAAACTATAACAATGATTACTTAGTAGATAGAATAATTAATACAGGTGAATATAATTGGCTGGTTCAAGAAATAGTTAAACGCAGAGAGCTAACACTAGAGGGCGAATATCTACCTTGTAAAACAGTTAAAGATCTACAAAAAACCGATATAAATAATAGCTTTGCTAATAATCCTAAACTTTTAACATACCTTAACAGCTTAGAGATATATCAGCAAACTACAGAAGATGAATTTATAAGTATAGGTAAAATGGCAACACTGCTTTACCACATTGATGAGTATTTAAATAAATAA